The following are from one region of the Magallana gigas chromosome 4, xbMagGiga1.1, whole genome shotgun sequence genome:
- the LOC136274341 gene encoding tyrosine-protein phosphatase non-receptor type 7-like, translated as MLVILSILAAVVIILFVHSKKKGNPIVKNVEDNDTNIELHGEISTHEFDLVEIVEDDPDDVEEEDITVEYNNLTSQRVSINKFIEDLPSRINNGALEGEFNDLPRGLFESYSNALKTYNRNKNRYKGIYPYDHNCVKLTRDDDDTKGYVNASYIHGYGKEKAYIAAQGPFNPRTLEDFWGVFWQNDCTRIVMLTNLYEGDKMKCMKYWPDTELNIGPYTIELDGMDVFNSYTVRYLTVKYQEEVKKVTQFHFTAWPDKSVPEDVTSLISFRNLVRSGLTSSDGPIVVHCSAGIGRTGTFIAIDYLLEEGAVEQTVDVKGYVISLRHQRGKSIQTYEQYVFLHDAVVEGFTNTIGQQSCLDVL; from the exons ATGTTGGTAATCCTCTCGATACTTGCTGCTGTTGTGATTATTCTTTTCGTTCATAG CAAGAAAAAAGGAAATCCAATAGTAAAAAACGTTGAGGACAATGACACCAATATAGAACTCCACGGAGAGATCTCCACACACGAGTTTGACCTTGTGGAGATTGTGGAGGACGATCCTGATGACGTAGAGGAGGAAGACATCACCGTAGAATACAATAATTTGACGTCACAGAGGGTGTCTATAAATAAGTTCATCGAGGATTTGCCGAGCAGAATAAATAACGGTGCCTTGGAGGGAGAGTTCAAT GATCTTCCAAGAGGACTATTCGAATCATATTCGAACGCGTTGAAGACTTACaacagaaacaaaaacagataTAAAGGAATCTACCCGT ATGATCACAATTGTGTTAAGCTGACAAGAGATGACGATGATACCAAGGGATATGTCAACGCATCCTACATACAC GGCTATGGAAAAGAAAAGGCATACATTGCAGCACAAG GTCCTTTTAATCCAAGAACGTTAGAAGATTTTTGGGGAGTTTTTTGGCAAAACGACTGCACAAGAATCGTTATGCTTACAAATTTGTACGAAGGAGATAAG ATGAAATGTATGAAGTACTGGCCAGATACAGAACTAAATATTGGTCCATATACCATTGAGTTGGACGGTATGGATGTGTTTAACTCGTACACAGTGCGGTATTTGACCGTAAAGTACCAG GAGGAAGTGAAAAAAGTGACACAATTCCACTTTACGGCCTGGCCTGACAAGTCCGTCCCAGAAGATGTGACCTCGTTGATCAGCTTCCGGAATCTCGTAAGGAGTGGCCTAACGTCTTCAGATGGACCAATAGTTGTTCACTGCAG CGCTGGAATTGGTAGAACCGGTACATTTATCGCCATCGATTATCTTCTGGAAGAGGGAGCTGTTGAGCAAACTGTTGACGTCAAGGGATACGTCATTTCACTTCGACATCAAAGAGGGAAATCCATTCAGACATAC GAACAGTACGTCTTTCTTCACGACGCTGTCGTTGAGGGATTCACTAACACCATTGGTCAACAAAGCTGTCTAGATGTGTTATGA
- the LOC136274701 gene encoding uncharacterized protein — MSYACAKSFWLYFMVLTIFKLETTAFVKKRAYQTSTNGSYEASLGCDGDMDTFSLTAEVNSQWLMKLDKLIRIIWIYVSIRAGTYRFTVKDNESEYVSCANISKPKDNAQIMKKIITCSDSEFKSGHTILITSGEEKPMQIYEVEIIGVSQINQTTIWNVSDSVDTKSKALDNNLDTFYSSEERTNASWILILDAAYLMKWFLISIRGGKFEVHITTGNVELNLTTLCKRFSLPGIIQYYTALECDKGMRGDTIVLKKMDDDSLRLFEFIPISKTLVLNTSWK, encoded by the exons ATGTCTTACGCTTGTGCGAAAAGTTTCTGGTTATATTTTATGGTACTAACTATTTTTAAACTAG AAACAACAGCCTTTGTCAAAAAGAGGGCATACCAGACCTCTACAAATGGTTCGTATGAGGCGTCCCTTGGTTGTGATGGTGACATGGACACATTCTCTCTGACAGCTGAAGTAAACAGTCAATGGTTAATGAAATTAGATAAATTAATCAGAATTATTTGGATATATGTCAGCATTAGAGCAg GTACCTATAGATTCACAGTCAAAGATAATGAAAGTGAATATGTTAGTTGTGCAAACATCTCTAAACCTAAAGATAATGCACAGATTATGAAGAAAATAATAACATGCAGCGACTCGGAGTTCAAATCTGGGCATACAATTTTAATCACGTCTGGGGAGGAAAAGCCAATGCAGATATATGAAGTTGAAATCATAG GAGTTTCCCAAATAAACCAGACAACTATTTGGAATGTCTCTGATTCGGTGGATACAAAATCAAAAGCTTTGGATAACAATTTAGATACATTCTACAGTTCGGAAGAAAGAACTAATGCTTCGTGGATTCTAATACTTGATGCAGCATATCTGATGAAATGGTTTCTTATTTCTATAAGGGGAG GGAAATTTGAAGTACACATTACAACTGGAAACGTAGAGTTAAATTTGACGACATTGTGTAAGCGTTTCAGTTTGCCTGGAATTATACAATATTACACAGCATTAGAATGTGACAAGGGAATGCGTGGAGAtacaatagttttaaaaaagatggaTGATGACTCTTTGCgattatttgaatttattcCAATAAGCAA GACACTTGTTCTAAACACTTCATGGAAAtag